Part of the Desulfurella sp. genome is shown below.
CGCCAGTATATGAAGCTAAAACTACTTTGATGCCCCCTCAAGGAGCAGAATCATCTCTGAGCTCAGCATTTGCTCAAACTGCTGCTGCAGCAGTGGGGTTAGGGATCTCTGCTAAAAATCCATCAGAAATCTATGAAAATTTACTAAAAAGTGATTTTGTTGTAGATAGAATTATAAAGCAGTTTAATCTAATGAAGCTGTATAAAGCAAAAAATATCGATTCGGCAAGAACAGCTGTGCTTAAACATTTGGATGTTCAAGTCGATACAAAGACAGGCATTATTACAGTTGGCTATAAAGATAAAAATCCAGTAAGATCAGCTCAAATTGCTAATGCTTTTGTGGCTGCATTGAGGGATTTAAATAATCACCTTGCCATTACAAAGGCCAGCATTGATAGAAAATTTTTTGAGAGTGAACTTAAGAAAGCTTATATAAAATTAGTTGAAGCAGAAAAAAATGTTGAAAATTTCCAGAAAAAAACTGGCGTTATTGAGCTTGGCGAACAAACCAAAGCTTCTATAGCAAGTATTGCTAACCTTAAAGCGCAAATTGCGGTGCAAGAAGCGCAAATTGCAGCAATGGGAACATATGCAACCCCTAATAATCCAGCCTACCAGAAAGCGCAGGCTACCCTATCTAGCTTAAGATCTCAACTTTCAGCACTTGAATCAAACACAAATAATAGCAATAATGCAATTACACCATTGGGTAAAATTCCCAGCTTTTATGGAAAGTATATTAATGTTGTAGGCGAACTTGGTTTTAGAAAAACAGTCTACGAGATGCTTTTAAAGCTATATGAAGAAGCGGCTGTAAAAGAAGCAAAAGGTGCATCTTTAATTCAGGTCATTGACAAAGCAACTCCGCCGCAAATTAGAATAAGCCCAAAAAGAGCGTTAATTGTTATAGTATCTACTTTTGCCGCATTTTTCCTATCCATATTTATAGCGTTTTTTAAAGAGTTTATAGAAAAAGCTTCGCAAGATGAAGAAAATAAAGAACGCATGCAATTGATCAAACAGTATGCTTCGCTTAGAAAGAAAAAAAATCAATAGAACAAAAATTAGATTTGCTATCGCAATTGCTCTTTACTGTATTTTGATTTTTGTTTTATTAAGGCAGACAGTTACAGCTAAGGAAAATTATGTTCTCAAGTGCTCTAATTATTTACAATTTCAAGATTTTAAAAAAGCTATAGATGCCGGTAAACAAGCTGTAATTTGGCAGCCTAAAGACATATATTCATATATATGTCTTGGAAAAGCATATCTTAATGTATCTGATTTTAATTCAGCACTGAAAAATTTTAAAACTGCCTACAATATGTCGACTTCCATAGAAAATTTAGCTTTAACATCAAACTTAATGGGTATTGCATACCAGAATATCGATGATAAAACAAATGCGATTTATTACTACACAAAATCACTAAATTTTTATAGAATATTAAAAAATATGAATGGCCAGGCAGCTCAATTAAATAATTTAGGTGAAATGTATAATTTGGAAGGTGATTACGCAAAATCTTTAGATTATTTCCAACAGGCTTTAAGCATCAATAAATCAATTAATGACCAAGATAGCCAAGCAGTTAATTACAACAATATAGCTGTAGTCTATTCAAATGACGGAAAATATCAAAAGTCTATTGAATATCTGAAAAAATCTTTAAATATATTCGAACAAAATGGAAATTTTCTGGGGCAAACACAAGCCAAACTTAATTTAGGAAATATTTACAGGTTATTAAAAAACTATTCCGATGCGGAAAAATATTTGTTATCAGGCAAAGATTTAGCTGAAAAAATTGGCAATAGATATTGGCAGGCTCGAGCTTACGAGTATCTGGGCATGTTATACTTAGACAAAAGCAATTATAAAAAAGCAGAAGATTACCTAACAAAAGCTATAGACATTTATAAATCCATAGGTGACAAAAAAGATTATCTTAGCGTCTCAAATCTTTTGTCCCAATTGTATAAAAATGATTCAGATGAAAGTTTAATAAATACTATAAAACTGAATTTAAAAGCATTTTACAGAAATCTTTTAGAGTGTTTTTATAATTGAGTTTTGATTTTGGATCATTAGAGTAATAGTTTACTATATCCATTTTCTATTTTGTCTAACACAAACAGCTAATCGTATAAATAAGTTTTCTTTCTTATATTATTTTNNNNNNNNNNGTTCGTTTAGTTTTTTAATGCCTGAAGCCGGATTTTTATCGAGATAACCTTTTTTAATACAAAAGTTAAAAAAATTATGTAGAGTAAATATTTATATATTAACAAGTCTGTATGATATCTCAGAATCCCTTTTATTTTTATTTTTATGTAATGCAGAAATTTCTAATTTTCTCTTAAGTTGATAGTTCTCTATTTGGTCTATTGTTATACCTGTAATTTGTTTATCCTTAAAAAAAGACAAAAAATGTTTTGAAGCGGTAATTCTGATTTCAATTGTTTTTTTTGAAACTGTTGATTAAAACGAAAAATAAGGGCAATTCTGTTCGTTTTTTATTAGCGCAGAGAAGTGAAAGGAAGCTCCACCAAAGACTAAGAACCGACTACCCGCCTGAAGCTCCAAGACCAAATACCTAACCCCGACTACCTATCTCAGCCATTGCCTCTACCATTATTAAGCCTTTCGTTTAATTCTTTGGTGAAGGCGTCTTCTTGTTCAGTTATATTTTCTTTTATTTTTTGCATTGTTTGCGATACATATTCTTTAATTTTTTCTTTAAAAAAATATTGCATATCTGATTTGCTTATATTGTATTTAGGTTTAAGCAGCGACGGCA
Proteins encoded:
- a CDS encoding Wzz/FepE/Etk N-terminal domain-containing protein, with product MVENQEKNNLGYQNVSDDDEINLLDLFIVLLKHKKLIFSITFGVAVLSIIISLLMTPVYEAKTTLMPPQGAESSLSSAFAQTAAAAVGLGISAKNPSEIYENLLKSDFVVDRIIKQFNLMKLYKAKNIDSARTAVLKHLDVQVDTKTGIITVGYKDKNPVRSAQIANAFVAALRDLNNHLAITKASIDRKFFESELKKAYIKLVEAEKNVENFQKKTGVIELGEQTKASIASIANLKAQIAVQEAQIAAMGTYATPNNPAYQKAQATLSSLRSQLSALESNTNNSNNAITPLGKIPSFYGKYINVVGELGFRKTVYEMLLKLYEEAAVKEAKGASLIQVIDKATPPQIRISPKRALIVIVSTFAAFFLSIFIAFFKEFIEKASQDEENKERMQLIKQYASLRKKKNQ
- a CDS encoding lipopolysaccharide assembly protein LapB — translated: MLRLERKKINRTKIRFAIAIALYCILIFVLLRQTVTAKENYVLKCSNYLQFQDFKKAIDAGKQAVIWQPKDIYSYICLGKAYLNVSDFNSALKNFKTAYNMSTSIENLALTSNLMGIAYQNIDDKTNAIYYYTKSLNFYRILKNMNGQAAQLNNLGEMYNLEGDYAKSLDYFQQALSINKSINDQDSQAVNYNNIAVVYSNDGKYQKSIEYLKKSLNIFEQNGNFLGQTQAKLNLGNIYRLLKNYSDAEKYLLSGKDLAEKIGNRYWQARAYEYLGMLYLDKSNYKKAEDYLTKAIDIYKSIGDKKDYLSVSNLLSQLYKNDSDESLINTIKLNLKAFYRNLLECFYN